CAAAGCGACTGCCTTTATTCATTAATTGCAGCGCCTCTTGTAAGCCCACTATCGCCTCTGCAATTTCGTACTCTACAGCAGCACCTTGCTTGCGAGTATCGAATAACACCCGACCATTTTTAAGTGTAACCCGTTGATGCACAACCACTGTGGCATCCCAACTAGGTTTATCCCCCTGACCTTGCTCAATTATTCGATAACCAAGCCCTGTGGGTGTGTGATAAAAACTGTGTTGCTCAGCGTTGTTATCTAAAAGCGACGGTAAGATTTGCTCTTTAGCCGTCGCAAACACATTGTTGCTTAACATAGCCAACTCTTTATTGTGTGTTGATTAAACGAATACCATAGATACCACCAGCAACAGAGTCTTTGTCGGCAGCAAAACGTAAGGTAAGCGTTTTCGACTTTTTCATTGCCTCTGTTAATGGGTAATCAATGGTGTAGAACTCATCAGTTGGCTTGCCTACGGGCAAACTAACTGCAGCTAATTGCTCACCATTTAAATTAATAGAGAAATGACGGTCCACATCGCCAATAAAATAGCGAACACGCAAAGCAACCGCTTTTTGTTCTGGGTTACTAAGCTGATACTCAAACCAACCTGTCGCATCGCGCCAGTGATGACCATTATTGACACCTGCACGGGTTCCTTCACCTTTAAAGTCGTGTTCAACTTCAGGTTGTTGCTCACCCGGCGTAATTTGATCAACGGTTAATAAACGAAGTTGCTCTTTCGCTTGTTCAACAGCTTTTGCATTGGCAACAAATTGCGTGAACTGAGCTTTGCTTTGCTGCGGCCAATACACTTGATAACGACTATCGTGTAAGCGGAAGAACGGAATTAGCTCAGTACTTTTGGTGTTATCGATACCTTGTTTAGCAATCGCCACATTTTTATCGGCGATAAATGCAAGCTCTTGGCTCGGTTTACGAGTGAGATCGGCAATAAATTTTTCAGGCTCACTCAGCATGATTGGCAGAGCCTCTGGCGGACAAGTTGGTCCTGCGGCTATGTGGCCCATGCGGCTATTGTCAGCAACAAAGTTAAGCTTTTCATTTGCAAAAGCGTGTACTTTAGTAGCCATTACAACAGGCCCATAAATCACAGAGTAATAATGCTGACCATCAGGTAGCTGCTCAGTATAAAGCTTAGGGCTAAGTTCAAAAGCAAGCTTATCACCGCTTTGCCATGCATGGCTGATACTGTAGTAACCGTCTTTTTCGGTTGCGCTTACAGCTTGTCCATTTAAAGTAAAGTTCAGCTCCCCCTGTTGCCAAGACGGTTTACGAATATGAATTACCGACTCAGTGCTTTGCTCTTCAGACAAGCGATTCACAGTAAGTGAGACCTTGTTATCATCTGGGAATTGGCTGTCTTGCGTGATCTGTAAACCCTGCTGTTGCCAATTTAACGTGCTTGGAATAAACAAGTTTACCCATAACTCTTTACCGGTATTGCTATAAATCAGCTCACCATATTTGCTGTGATTTTCAATACCTGAGCCTACGCAACACCACATAGAATCTTGCACTGACGAATACATGCGGTAATGCCCAGGGCGCATTGAGGTAAAGTAAACAAGACCACCATGCTCTGGGTGTTGTGACGATAAAATATGGTTATATGTGGCGCGCTCATAATAGTCTAAATAGCGCGTATCACCGGTTTTTAAGAACAATAATTTACTCAGTTTCATCATGTTGTAAGTGTTGCAGGTTTCTGGGCCTTCAACATCTTCAACCATTGGCGTGAAGTCACTTTTATCATGAAAATGCTCACGTACCGAGTTACCGCCAATAGATACTGAGCGCTCTTGGCTTACTGTTTTCCAGAAAAAGTCAGCACCTTGCTGCCATGCTTTATCATCGCTGGCATTAGCCACTTTCAACATACCAATAATTTTTGGTATTTGTGTATTGGCATGCAGGCCAGTTAACTTATCTTCTTTATGTAACAACGGTTCAATAATGATGTTATGAGAAAACTGACGCGCTAGTTTTAAGTAGCGCTCATCGTCACTGATAAAATACATATCAGCAAATACATCATTTAAGCCACCATGCTCTGAATACAGCATTTGCTGAACTTGTTCATCAGTTAGCTTAGCAGTGGTCGCTAAGAACCATTCGCCTAACTTAAATAGCATTTGTTTGGCTTTATCACTGCCTGCCACGTCGTATGCATCACGCAAGCCATGGAAGATTTTATCGATGTTATAAAGTGGTACCCAGCGGTCGTTTAAGCTGAATAAGTCGGCTTTGATTTCACCCTTTTCAATCTGCTGCCACATTTCATCGCCATTTGGGATACCGCCTAAGTAACCACCTGTGGCTTGTTGAGCGCGATCCAGCTCACTCAGCATATAATCTAAACGCTGCTTTAATTCTTCATCACCTGTGGCAGCCCACGCAAGGCTCAAGGCAGAAAGATAATGACCGCCAATATGACCATCAAGGCCTGTACTTTCCCAGTTGCCATAGTTTGGCGCTTTTGGCTCAAGGCCTGCTTCACGCAGATAAGGAGCAAGCAGCTGATCAGGATGAAGTGCTAATAAATAACGCACATTCGTTTGTTGTGCATGTAAAAACGGGCTGGCACTTAAACTTACTTGGTTTAGGGCAAATAAATGTTGTTCGCTGGTATGTTCAGCATGCTCAACAGAAGCAGCTTGTTTACTGTCAGTTGGCATTTCACTGCAACCGCTCACAGTCAATATTGCAGCGCAAACGCTTGCCAAATAGCTAACTTTGAATGTGTTCATACTGTTGTCTCCCAGCGAATTGTTATTTTAAAGAGCAAAGCGCACACACTTTTTAAGTGTGTGCGTTTAAAGAGTAGTTATTTTGGTAGGCGTTTATGAATAACCATATCCGTATAGTATTCATCGGTAATTTTGTATTTTTTCAAGATCAGACCTAGCAAGGCGTGGAATACACCAGGAATGATAGTTAGCATCAGTGCTAAGCCCATTAGGGTAAATTCGGTTTGCTCAACGTTAGGCTTGTACTCAAAAAATGCCAGTAATAAACCACCCGCTAAGCCAGCTAAACCGCCCCCTGCTTTTTGGCAGAATGAAATACCACCAAACGATAGACCCGATGCACGGACGCCGTCTTTAATTTCACCGTAATCTACGGCTTCAGCAATAGCAGACCAGAACACAGGTGCATGTAAATCAACCACAAATGACAAGATGATATAAAGCACAAACGCCATCATTACATCGCCCGGTTGCACCACAAAGTACATTAGCAATGAGATGAATAGCACGGCAATTTGTGATTGACGGAATAGCTTCATTTTACAGTAACGCTGGGTGATCCACGTACTTGCCACCATTGAGACAATAGATGCTGCAATACCCGCACTCGTAAAGGCCCCCGCTAAATCTGGTACACCTAAATAATACGTTGCGTAATACATAGCAACACTGCCACGGATCGCATAGCCAAGCGTACCAAGCACACATGCTGCACACAGTAGTAACCATTGGTCATTTTTAATAAGTACTTTTAATTGCGTAAGTACACCTTCGGTTTGTGGCTCATGAGTAATACGTTCGCGAGTAGTAAAGAAGCAAAACAAAAATAGTGCTACGGCACATGCCGATACCAATGCCATTGCCAGTTTATAACCATACGACAAGCTGCCATCACCCCAATATGAGGCAAGTAGCGGCACTGAAAATACGATTATTACATTAGCAATTTTAGCGAAGAACATACGGTAGCCGTTGGCTGACAAACGTTCTTTAGGATCAGCGGTTAATACACCAATGTAAGAAATATAAGGAATGGCAACACCGGTAAACATCAAGGTTGCAAACAGGTAAGTGGCATAAGCCCAAGCCAACTTCATGTTGTAGTCGAAATCAGGCGTAGTAAATAACAGTACGACCGACAAACCATATGGCACAGATAAAAATAAGAACCAGTGACGGAACTGACCCCAACGAGTTTTCACTTTGTCGGTGATCACTCCCATTAATGGATCGGTAAAGGCATCAACAAAACGCGCCACTAAAAACAACACCCCCATATCAACCGGATCAAGCCCGTAGATATCGGTGTAAAAGAAAGACATAAAATAGAATAACGCTGCAACCATGACATTCACTGCCATGTCACCGGCACCAAAGCCGACCTTTTCTACAACGGATAACTTTTGAGATTCCATACAACAACACCCTAATTGGTCAATAATGAGTCGCAACTCACTATTTCAAGCAATGTCGAAAACCATCAACATTGCGCATCAAATAAATTTACAGCCTTAGATATTACACAGCTTGGCCATAGCGTTCGTTATTTTTGTAAATTTAATGCTAATCTGATTAATAGTATTATCATACTTATTAAATCGCAACTCTTTTCGACCGATAGTTTGGTTTATAAAAACCAATAAAAAACCCCAGCAAAGCCGGGGTTTTGGGTCTATTTTAGAAATTTAGAAAGAATAACGTGCGCCAAGTGCAAACGTTCGTGAGTAGATACCATTACCAAAGTTAAATAGGTTGTCGTTACCTTCACCATAGTAGTTTTGATATACGTCATCTAGGATGTTCGTTGCATCAAAAGTAACCACTAAATCATCATTCACATTGTAGCTAAATTGGAAGTCTAAGCTTTGCTCAGGACGACTCCAAAACTGAATTGGATTAGCAAAGATTGCCGCTTCGTTACCTGTGTAGAACTCAGAACGCCACACATAAGATAAACGCATGTCGAATGAATCACGCTCGTAGATACCTACGATGCTGTACGATTCATCAGAAACACCGGCCATTTGCGAATCAACATAACCAGAGATTTCACCTAGCTCATTGAATTCAGGTGTATCCTGTTCTGAATCAAGCATCGTGTAGCTTGCTTGCACACCAAAACCGTTTAAGTAATCTGGTAAATTTTCAGGGAAGTAAACTAAACCAATTTCTAAACCAGACAACTCACCGTTTGAAGCATTCACTGGTGCGCTTAATACATATGGACGTGTTACGCCGTCATCACCTTCGCGCACAACTTGCTTACGACCCGCAACAACTAAGCCTTCAATTTCACGTTTAAAATAAGCAGCATAAAGTGAGCTTGTATCTGCGAAGTACCACTCAAGTGATACGTCATAGTTCTTTGATTCTGTAGGTTTAAGCTCTGGG
The nucleotide sequence above comes from Pseudoalteromonas shioyasakiensis. Encoded proteins:
- a CDS encoding glycoside hydrolase family 127 protein — its product is MNTFKVSYLASVCAAILTVSGCSEMPTDSKQAASVEHAEHTSEQHLFALNQVSLSASPFLHAQQTNVRYLLALHPDQLLAPYLREAGLEPKAPNYGNWESTGLDGHIGGHYLSALSLAWAATGDEELKQRLDYMLSELDRAQQATGGYLGGIPNGDEMWQQIEKGEIKADLFSLNDRWVPLYNIDKIFHGLRDAYDVAGSDKAKQMLFKLGEWFLATTAKLTDEQVQQMLYSEHGGLNDVFADMYFISDDERYLKLARQFSHNIIIEPLLHKEDKLTGLHANTQIPKIIGMLKVANASDDKAWQQGADFFWKTVSQERSVSIGGNSVREHFHDKSDFTPMVEDVEGPETCNTYNMMKLSKLLFLKTGDTRYLDYYERATYNHILSSQHPEHGGLVYFTSMRPGHYRMYSSVQDSMWCCVGSGIENHSKYGELIYSNTGKELWVNLFIPSTLNWQQQGLQITQDSQFPDDNKVSLTVNRLSEEQSTESVIHIRKPSWQQGELNFTLNGQAVSATEKDGYYSISHAWQSGDKLAFELSPKLYTEQLPDGQHYYSVIYGPVVMATKVHAFANEKLNFVADNSRMGHIAAGPTCPPEALPIMLSEPEKFIADLTRKPSQELAFIADKNVAIAKQGIDNTKSTELIPFFRLHDSRYQVYWPQQSKAQFTQFVANAKAVEQAKEQLRLLTVDQITPGEQQPEVEHDFKGEGTRAGVNNGHHWRDATGWFEYQLSNPEQKAVALRVRYFIGDVDRHFSINLNGEQLAAVSLPVGKPTDEFYTIDYPLTEAMKKSKTLTLRFAADKDSVAGGIYGIRLINTQ
- a CDS encoding FKBP-type peptidyl-prolyl cis-trans isomerase, whose protein sequence is MLSNNVFATAKEQILPSLLDNNAEQHSFYHTPTGLGYRIIEQGQGDKPSWDATVVVHQRVTLKNGRVLFDTRKQGAAVEYEIAEAIVGLQEALQLMNKGSRFEILIPAHLARDVYSSFIDEKHQQGCQSPMLVDITLLDFN
- a CDS encoding MFS transporter, giving the protein MESQKLSVVEKVGFGAGDMAVNVMVAALFYFMSFFYTDIYGLDPVDMGVLFLVARFVDAFTDPLMGVITDKVKTRWGQFRHWFLFLSVPYGLSVVLLFTTPDFDYNMKLAWAYATYLFATLMFTGVAIPYISYIGVLTADPKERLSANGYRMFFAKIANVIIVFSVPLLASYWGDGSLSYGYKLAMALVSACAVALFLFCFFTTRERITHEPQTEGVLTQLKVLIKNDQWLLLCAACVLGTLGYAIRGSVAMYYATYYLGVPDLAGAFTSAGIAASIVSMVASTWITQRYCKMKLFRQSQIAVLFISLLMYFVVQPGDVMMAFVLYIILSFVVDLHAPVFWSAIAEAVDYGEIKDGVRASGLSFGGISFCQKAGGGLAGLAGGLLLAFFEYKPNVEQTEFTLMGLALMLTIIPGVFHALLGLILKKYKITDEYYTDMVIHKRLPK